One genomic segment of Labrus bergylta chromosome 17, fLabBer1.1, whole genome shotgun sequence includes these proteins:
- the ssna1 gene encoding Sjoegren syndrome nuclear autoantigen 1, whose translation MTQQAAALQTYNNELVKCIEDLSSKRDELNSQIKQEEEEKERLQHDIRVLSEKLSRVEESLSQRLAARATFDRTIAETEAAYTKILESSQSLLCVLKREAGNLSKATETRRK comes from the exons ATGACCCAACAAGCTGCTGCTCTTCAGACCTACAACAATGAACTTGTTAAGT GTATTGAGGACTTGTCCTCCAAGCGGGACGAGTTGAACAGTCAGATcaagcaggaggaagaggagaaggagcgGCTGCAGCACGACATCCGAGTCCTCTCAGAGAAGCTGAGCCGAGTCGAGGAGAGCCTGTCACAGAGACTCGCCGCACGCGCTACTTTTGACCGCACCATAGCAGAGACCGAGGCTGCATACACCAAG ATCCTGGAGAGTTCTCAGTCTCTTCTGTGTGTCCTGAAGCGGGAGGCAGGAAACCTCAGTAAAGCCACAGAGACTCGGAGGAAATAG